The following coding sequences are from one Shewanella eurypsychrophilus window:
- a CDS encoding DUF3859 domain-containing protein, with product MKFVQVFSIICLFSLQACSNIPNEAGSTEDMAESSNEHSVGINASIDAKGLATPRKMNGLIVGYDITPSFPIAPTLGTGFGFTYNASIAVNMIKKDTSSAKILVDVPRKVPVTITVKHPEITSTDGTVTTESSWKDILYFGRPNYVIWNFESESELVSGKWTVSVLEKGTEIVSQSFLVMNTPTKPAQITQVCVIDEAKYPRHLISQYQDCCMKDDASACYQFAWKGVERFKDTVGAILYYGRACDLGDISGCRRAGQMSEGDSEAKWYNKGCDLRDFDSCIEVGRSLPN from the coding sequence ATGAAGTTTGTACAAGTGTTTTCAATTATCTGTCTTTTTAGTTTACAAGCATGTAGTAATATCCCCAATGAGGCTGGTTCCACTGAGGATATGGCTGAATCGTCCAATGAGCATAGTGTGGGGATCAATGCCAGTATCGATGCTAAAGGTCTTGCTACCCCAAGGAAAATGAATGGCTTGATTGTTGGGTACGATATCACGCCAAGCTTCCCTATTGCACCTACATTGGGTACCGGTTTTGGTTTCACTTATAACGCTTCCATTGCGGTTAATATGATCAAAAAGGATACATCATCAGCAAAGATACTTGTTGATGTACCAAGAAAAGTACCGGTAACCATTACCGTCAAACACCCTGAAATCACATCAACAGATGGGACAGTGACGACCGAGTCGAGCTGGAAAGACATACTCTATTTTGGCAGACCTAACTATGTGATTTGGAATTTTGAATCAGAATCAGAGTTGGTTTCAGGTAAGTGGACGGTATCAGTACTCGAAAAGGGCACTGAGATAGTCAGTCAAAGTTTCCTGGTGATGAACACCCCCACAAAACCTGCCCAAATCACTCAAGTGTGCGTAATTGATGAAGCTAAATACCCTAGACACTTGATTAGTCAGTATCAGGATTGCTGCATGAAAGATGACGCATCAGCTTGTTATCAATTCGCATGGAAAGGGGTGGAACGTTTCAAGGATACCGTCGGCGCTATACTCTATTATGGACGTGCGTGTGATTTAGGTGATATCTCAGGATGTCGTAGGGCTGGCCAGATGTCTGAAGGTGACAGTGAAGCCAAATGGTACAACAAGGGATGTGATTTGAGAGACTTCGACAGCTGTATTGAAGTGGGTAGAAGCTTACCAAATTAA
- a CDS encoding efflux RND transporter periplasmic adaptor subunit, whose protein sequence is MDSLNTLANIQVTHTHKAGVKTRPLNSFKFALPLLLVSVLSACSGEEPPKEEEKYAVPVETTTVIQGDVSSFYSTTATLEAPQEANVVTRIAGLIEEIRVEEGDRVTKGQLLAIIDAKRQRYDLARSQAEVEIIEQELNRLKKMGNKEFISADSMAKLEYNLQAAIAKRDLAGLHVEESIIRSPIDGVIATRFVKTGNMAKEFEELFYVVNQDELYGIVHLPEQQLQSLRLGQDAQIFANKHSEETVHAKVLRISPIVDAQSGTFKVTLSVPNQNAKLKSGMFTRVELRYDTHNNVITVPYNAVVNQDNEFALYVIDGNNVNRRQVSLGYREADTVEIIAGIEPGEQIVIRGQQNLKDQSLVEVISTLDLASAAK, encoded by the coding sequence ATGGACTCTTTAAATACACTCGCTAACATTCAAGTTACACACACTCATAAAGCTGGTGTTAAAACTCGCCCGCTCAATAGTTTCAAGTTTGCACTTCCTCTCCTTCTGGTGTCAGTGCTCTCGGCTTGTAGCGGTGAAGAGCCGCCTAAAGAAGAGGAGAAATATGCCGTTCCTGTTGAAACGACAACCGTTATTCAAGGCGATGTTTCTTCATTTTATAGCACGACCGCAACCCTTGAAGCGCCACAAGAAGCAAACGTTGTCACCCGAATCGCTGGTTTAATCGAAGAGATCAGAGTCGAAGAGGGAGATAGAGTCACTAAAGGCCAGCTTCTCGCAATCATAGATGCCAAAAGACAGAGATATGATCTTGCCCGCTCTCAAGCAGAAGTGGAGATCATCGAACAAGAACTCAATCGTCTGAAAAAAATGGGCAACAAAGAATTTATCAGTGCAGATTCCATGGCCAAGCTTGAATACAATTTACAAGCGGCCATTGCCAAACGTGATCTTGCAGGTTTGCATGTTGAAGAAAGCATTATCCGCTCACCTATCGATGGGGTTATAGCGACCCGATTCGTCAAAACAGGCAATATGGCTAAAGAGTTTGAAGAGCTTTTCTATGTCGTCAATCAAGACGAACTATATGGGATCGTACATTTGCCAGAGCAGCAGTTGCAAAGTTTACGTTTAGGCCAAGATGCTCAAATCTTTGCGAACAAACACTCCGAAGAGACTGTTCACGCCAAAGTGCTGCGAATAAGCCCGATTGTCGATGCGCAAAGCGGTACGTTTAAGGTCACTCTTTCAGTACCGAATCAAAATGCAAAATTAAAATCTGGCATGTTCACCCGTGTAGAGCTTAGATATGACACCCACAACAATGTCATCACAGTTCCTTATAACGCTGTGGTCAACCAAGACAATGAATTCGCCCTTTACGTCATTGATGGCAACAACGTGAATCGTAGACAAGTCTCTCTTGGTTACCGTGAGGCTGATACAGTCGAAATTATTGCTGGGATAGAGCCTGGAGAACAAATTGTGATCCGCGGTCAGCAAAACCTAAAAGATCAGTCGCTTGTAGAAGTTATCAGTACATTAGATTTAGCCTCTGCCGCGAAGTAA
- a CDS encoding efflux RND transporter permease subunit, which yields MSIIKTSVKRPVTVWMFMLAVILFGMVGFSRLAVKLLPDLSYPTITIRTQYVGAAPVEVEQLVSKPIEEAAGIVKGLRKISSISRSGMSDVVLEFEWGTDMDMASLDVREKLDTIILPLDVKKPLLLRFNPNLDPIVRLALSVPEASDTELKQMRTYADEELKRQLESLTGVAAVRLSGGLQQEVHIQLNQQKLTQLNLNADKIRNRIAEENINLSAGKVIQGDKEYLVRTLNQFNSLEELGQIIVYRDAQTLVRLFEVAEIVDAHKERNDITRIGDQESIELAIYKEGDANTVAVARKVTAALDALNSNNVKSELTVIYDQSEFIESAVSEVTSAALIGSLLSMLIIYLFLRDIIPTLIISISIPFSVIATFNMMYFANISLNIMSLGGIALAVGLLVDNAIVVLENIDRCRSQGMSKLEAAVTGTKEVSGAIFASTLTTLAVFVPLVFVDGVAGALFSDQALTVTFALLASLLVALTTIPMLASREGIKSLPPLLAKEKKPTPETKMGKLTHYSATVFSFPFIVLFSYLPSALLTLALMFGRLLSWFTGLFMRPLSQGFNWCYRQLEHVYHRLLALALKFKVLTLSIAILVTAGTGLLVPKLGMELIPPMNQGEFYVEILLTPGTEVSETDKVLRTLALSIKDREDVKHAYSQAGSGGLMTSDTSRGGENWGRLQVVLADHNAFEAVASVLRTTAMRIPELEAKIQHPELFSFKTPLEIELIGYDLAQLKQTSNNLIDALSDSDRFADLNTSLRDGQPELSIRFDHERLASLGMDAPTVANRIAQRIGGTVASQYTVRDRKVDILVRSEIEERDQISDIGAMIINPDSNRPIALSAVADVTLKLGPSAINRISQQRVAIVSANLAYGDLNEAVLEAREILANQTLPTSIQARFGGQNEEMEHSFQSLQIALVLAVFLVYLVMASQFESLLHPLLILIAVPMAVGGSILGLYITNTHLSVVVFIGLIMLAGIVVNNAIVLVDRINQIRADGVEKMQAISEAAKSRLRPIIMTTLTTALGLSPMAFGLGDGSEVRAPMAITVIFGLLLSTLLTLVVIPVLYALFDRKEYASPETKDTQEALLTSEGGQA from the coding sequence ATGTCTATTATAAAAACATCGGTAAAACGACCTGTCACAGTGTGGATGTTCATGCTAGCAGTTATCCTTTTTGGTATGGTTGGGTTCTCACGTCTGGCAGTCAAATTACTACCCGATTTGAGTTATCCCACCATCACCATACGTACTCAGTATGTAGGAGCTGCACCGGTCGAAGTCGAGCAGCTAGTCTCAAAACCCATTGAAGAAGCCGCTGGCATAGTCAAAGGCCTAAGAAAAATCAGCTCCATTTCACGATCTGGCATGTCAGATGTCGTCCTTGAGTTTGAATGGGGCACCGACATGGATATGGCTAGCCTTGATGTACGAGAGAAGCTAGATACCATCATTCTACCTTTGGATGTCAAAAAGCCACTATTACTCAGGTTTAATCCAAACCTTGATCCTATCGTTCGCCTTGCACTGTCGGTACCTGAAGCCAGTGATACTGAGCTGAAACAGATGAGGACTTATGCAGACGAAGAGCTCAAGCGCCAACTTGAGTCTTTAACTGGCGTCGCCGCAGTCAGGCTTTCAGGTGGTTTACAGCAAGAAGTTCATATTCAGCTTAACCAGCAGAAGCTGACACAACTGAATTTAAATGCCGATAAAATTCGTAACCGTATTGCTGAAGAAAATATTAACCTTTCAGCAGGTAAAGTCATACAAGGGGATAAAGAGTACCTTGTTAGAACCCTTAATCAATTCAACTCACTCGAAGAGCTGGGCCAGATCATTGTTTATCGTGATGCTCAGACCTTAGTGCGTTTGTTCGAAGTGGCCGAAATTGTTGATGCTCATAAGGAACGTAATGATATTACTCGGATAGGCGATCAAGAATCTATCGAGCTGGCCATCTACAAGGAAGGCGATGCAAATACCGTTGCAGTGGCAAGAAAAGTCACAGCTGCATTGGATGCACTAAATAGTAATAACGTTAAATCTGAATTGACGGTTATCTACGATCAATCTGAGTTCATTGAAAGTGCGGTCAGTGAGGTCACCTCGGCTGCGTTAATAGGGAGTTTACTCTCTATGCTGATCATCTATCTATTTTTACGAGACATCATTCCAACGCTGATCATCTCTATCTCTATTCCCTTTTCGGTAATAGCCACATTTAACATGATGTATTTTGCCAATATCAGCTTAAACATCATGTCTCTGGGTGGAATAGCCCTGGCGGTGGGCTTATTAGTAGATAATGCCATTGTTGTACTGGAAAATATTGATCGCTGCCGCTCGCAGGGTATGAGTAAACTCGAAGCTGCAGTAACTGGTACTAAAGAAGTCTCTGGAGCCATATTTGCGTCAACATTAACAACACTAGCTGTATTTGTGCCATTAGTCTTTGTCGACGGGGTTGCCGGTGCCCTCTTCTCAGATCAGGCCCTTACAGTTACCTTTGCACTGCTCGCTTCGCTACTCGTCGCGCTCACAACCATCCCTATGTTGGCATCTCGAGAAGGGATAAAGTCTCTGCCGCCTCTACTCGCTAAAGAGAAGAAGCCAACACCTGAGACTAAAATGGGCAAGTTAACACACTACAGTGCCACGGTTTTCTCTTTTCCCTTCATCGTCTTATTCAGTTACTTACCCAGTGCCCTGTTAACCTTAGCGCTTATGTTTGGCCGCCTGCTGTCTTGGTTCACCGGGTTGTTTATGCGCCCACTGAGCCAAGGATTTAATTGGTGTTACCGCCAGCTTGAACATGTGTATCATCGTCTACTCGCGTTAGCGCTTAAATTTAAGGTGTTAACCTTATCTATTGCCATTTTAGTGACTGCGGGAACTGGTTTACTCGTGCCTAAACTGGGAATGGAGCTTATTCCTCCAATGAATCAAGGTGAATTCTATGTCGAGATCCTACTGACACCAGGCACTGAGGTGTCAGAAACTGACAAGGTACTTCGTACCTTGGCATTGTCAATCAAGGACAGAGAAGATGTTAAACATGCATATAGCCAAGCAGGTAGTGGCGGATTGATGACATCAGATACTTCACGTGGGGGTGAAAACTGGGGCCGATTACAGGTCGTCCTAGCCGACCATAACGCATTTGAGGCCGTAGCTTCTGTGCTGCGAACCACTGCGATGCGGATCCCTGAGCTTGAAGCCAAAATTCAACATCCTGAGCTCTTTAGCTTTAAAACACCACTCGAAATTGAGCTTATAGGTTATGACTTAGCCCAACTCAAGCAAACATCAAACAACTTAATTGATGCCCTTTCAGATTCAGACCGCTTTGCAGATCTCAATACCAGCCTCAGAGACGGACAACCTGAGTTAAGTATTCGCTTCGACCATGAAAGACTCGCATCACTAGGCATGGATGCGCCTACTGTAGCCAACAGAATTGCGCAACGCATTGGCGGCACTGTCGCAAGTCAATACACAGTCAGAGATCGTAAAGTTGATATTCTAGTCAGAAGTGAAATCGAAGAGCGTGATCAGATCAGTGATATCGGTGCCATGATCATCAATCCAGATAGCAATCGCCCTATTGCACTCAGCGCTGTTGCCGATGTGACGTTAAAGCTAGGCCCTTCAGCCATTAACCGAATCAGCCAGCAAAGAGTCGCTATCGTCTCGGCAAACTTAGCCTATGGTGACTTAAATGAAGCAGTGCTCGAAGCCAGAGAAATTCTAGCTAATCAAACACTGCCGACTTCTATACAGGCGCGATTTGGTGGTCAAAATGAAGAGATGGAGCATTCATTCCAGTCGCTACAGATAGCCTTAGTGCTGGCTGTATTTTTAGTCTACTTAGTGATGGCCAGTCAGTTTGAGTCACTGCTACACCCACTGCTTATCTTAATTGCCGTGCCAATGGCTGTTGGCGGCAGTATTTTAGGACTCTATATCACCAATACTCATCTGAGTGTGGTGGTATTTATTGGACTCATCATGCTAGCAGGTATCGTGGTCAATAATGCCATCGTGCTGGTCGACCGTATTAATCAGATAAGAGCCGATGGCGTTGAGAAGATGCAAGCCATCTCTGAAGCAGCAAAGTCTCGTTTACGTCCGATTATAATGACGACACTGACGACCGCTTTAGGTCTTTCTCCGATGGCATTTGGTTTGGGTGATGGCTCAGAAGTTCGTGCCCCTATGGCCATTACGGTAATATTTGGCTTGCTACTATCGACACTACTGACATTAGTGGTGATCCCTGTGCTGTACGCCCTGTTCGATCGTAAGGAATATGCCTCACCAGAGACCAAAGATACACAAGAAGCATTGCTTACAAGTGAAGGAGGTCAGGCATGA
- a CDS encoding efflux RND transporter permease subunit, with the protein MNLTRLAISRPVTTSMFFVAILLFGLASSRLLPLEMFPGIDMPQVNIEVPYKGSTPAEVERDITSILEESLATMGGIEELRSSSSQNGAEIELRMKWGENVATKSLEAREKIDAVRHLLPKDVERVFIRQFSTADMPVLNLRISSDRELSGAFDLLDKQLKRPLERVEGVSQVTLYGVEQKQIEIRINADKLSSSGVSLQYLNQRLQQENFIVSAGILRANARVYQVSPKGEFRNLDDIHAVVLKPGVTLGDIANISFSLPERLDGRHLDQNYAVGLDVFKESGANLVEVSERVMKVIESAKQDQQFDGIKLFVMEDQAYGVTSSLNDLLTAGLIGALLSFGVLYLFLRNLKMTLVVVTSVPISICMTLAAMYLLGYSLNILSMMGLLLAVGMLIDNAVVVTESVLQEKQVAADPSASNNMDKEANNSAVLSGVNKVALAVLAGTLTTAIVFLPNIFGVKVELTIFLEHVAIAICISLAASLLVAKTLLPLMLSRMNIEVEAEVKESKLKYFYHKSLDWILAHSRTSGVISIIILASTALPLTMVKQDQSDGEGNNKLYINYQVEGRHNLDVTEAMITKMEKYLYANKDEFHIDSVYSYYSPDRGQSTLILKEDTEVDMKVLKKSIREGFPKFSIAKPQFGWGGGNNGLRVTLTGRSTSELIEISNNVIPLLSKIEGLTDVRSELSGAQQEVVIQIDRQMAARLDLKLNEIASSISMALRGTQLRSFRHDPNGELRIEMSFEQEWRLSLERLKQLPIIRIDNRVYTLDSLANIQISPRFDTIRHYDRQTALSIGANLDDLTTEEAQEKITEVMENVNFPAGYGYSLRGGFEKQDEDQAVMATNMLLALAMIYIVMAALFESLLLPTAIITSILFSITGVFWGLLISGTPMGVMVMIGILILMGIVVNNGIVLVDQINQKQPELDKLSNAISQVCISRLRPVLMTVGTTVLGLLPLAMGDTQLGGGGPSYSPMAIAIIGGLTFSTVTSLYLVPLCYQALYRMRYNSAVRLGRANSLSRRLMPWAY; encoded by the coding sequence ATGAATCTCACCCGTTTAGCAATATCTAGGCCTGTGACCACCAGCATGTTCTTCGTGGCTATTCTGCTGTTTGGTTTAGCGTCGAGTCGCTTACTGCCACTGGAGATGTTTCCAGGCATAGATATGCCTCAGGTCAACATTGAGGTGCCATATAAAGGCTCGACACCAGCTGAAGTTGAGCGTGATATTACCAGTATTTTAGAAGAATCACTGGCAACCATGGGCGGTATTGAAGAGCTAAGATCTAGCTCTTCACAAAATGGCGCAGAGATAGAACTCAGAATGAAGTGGGGAGAAAATGTCGCGACCAAGAGTCTTGAGGCGCGTGAGAAAATAGATGCTGTCAGGCATCTACTCCCTAAAGATGTTGAACGGGTCTTTATCAGACAGTTCAGTACCGCTGATATGCCTGTGCTTAACTTGAGAATTTCAAGTGACCGTGAACTATCAGGTGCGTTCGACTTACTCGATAAACAATTAAAGCGCCCGTTAGAAAGAGTTGAAGGTGTGTCTCAAGTCACCTTATATGGTGTTGAGCAAAAACAGATAGAGATTCGCATCAATGCAGACAAATTGTCTTCCAGTGGCGTCTCTCTCCAATATCTGAACCAAAGACTGCAACAAGAAAACTTTATTGTCAGTGCTGGAATTTTAAGAGCTAATGCAAGAGTCTATCAAGTCTCTCCAAAAGGCGAATTTAGAAACTTGGATGACATTCATGCCGTCGTCTTGAAACCTGGTGTGACATTAGGTGATATTGCCAACATCTCATTTTCACTGCCAGAGCGTTTAGATGGGCGTCATTTAGATCAAAACTATGCCGTGGGCTTAGATGTGTTTAAAGAGTCTGGGGCCAACTTAGTTGAAGTGTCTGAGCGGGTGATGAAGGTCATCGAGAGTGCCAAGCAAGATCAACAATTTGATGGCATTAAACTCTTTGTCATGGAAGATCAGGCTTATGGGGTGACATCATCACTCAATGATTTGCTCACCGCGGGGCTCATTGGTGCCCTACTCTCTTTTGGCGTGTTATATCTATTTTTGAGAAATTTAAAGATGACACTGGTGGTAGTCACCTCTGTGCCTATCTCAATCTGTATGACGCTGGCCGCAATGTATCTTCTCGGCTACAGCCTTAATATCCTTTCGATGATGGGCTTATTGCTCGCTGTCGGTATGCTTATTGATAATGCCGTTGTGGTCACCGAAAGTGTACTGCAGGAGAAACAAGTTGCTGCAGATCCATCGGCTAGCAATAACATGGATAAAGAGGCCAACAACAGCGCCGTGCTTAGTGGTGTGAATAAAGTAGCACTCGCCGTGTTAGCCGGAACGCTAACGACTGCAATAGTATTCCTGCCTAATATATTTGGCGTAAAAGTTGAACTCACCATTTTCTTAGAACACGTCGCTATTGCTATCTGTATCTCACTAGCAGCCTCATTGCTTGTGGCTAAGACACTACTGCCATTAATGCTCAGTAGAATGAACATTGAAGTTGAGGCAGAGGTAAAAGAGAGTAAGCTGAAATATTTTTATCATAAAAGCTTAGATTGGATACTGGCTCACTCGCGCACGTCTGGCGTTATTTCAATCATCATCTTAGCCTCAACCGCTTTGCCATTGACCATGGTTAAGCAAGATCAATCTGACGGAGAAGGTAACAATAAGCTCTACATCAACTACCAAGTTGAAGGTCGTCATAATCTGGATGTGACTGAAGCGATGATCACTAAGATGGAAAAGTACCTTTATGCTAATAAAGATGAATTCCATATCGATTCTGTCTATAGCTACTATTCACCAGATCGTGGTCAGTCAACATTAATTTTAAAAGAAGACACCGAAGTTGACATGAAGGTATTGAAAAAATCCATACGTGAAGGTTTTCCAAAGTTTTCAATTGCAAAGCCTCAATTCGGTTGGGGCGGTGGTAACAATGGCTTGAGAGTCACCTTGACAGGTCGCTCTACCAGTGAACTCATTGAGATCAGTAACAACGTGATCCCTTTATTATCTAAGATTGAAGGTTTGACTGATGTAAGATCTGAACTCAGTGGTGCGCAACAGGAAGTGGTTATCCAGATTGATCGTCAAATGGCTGCTAGACTCGATCTTAAACTCAATGAAATTGCATCGAGTATCTCTATGGCGCTAAGAGGCACTCAACTTCGTTCGTTCCGCCATGATCCAAATGGAGAGTTACGTATCGAGATGTCTTTTGAACAAGAGTGGCGTTTGTCCCTCGAACGCTTGAAGCAATTACCGATTATTCGAATAGATAACCGTGTATATACCTTAGATAGCTTAGCCAATATTCAAATATCGCCAAGGTTTGACACCATACGCCATTACGATAGACAAACAGCACTATCTATTGGCGCCAATCTTGATGACTTAACCACCGAAGAAGCACAAGAAAAAATTACCGAAGTCATGGAAAATGTCAATTTCCCTGCAGGTTATGGTTATTCACTCAGAGGAGGCTTTGAGAAACAAGATGAAGACCAGGCGGTAATGGCGACTAACATGTTGCTGGCATTAGCCATGATCTACATAGTGATGGCGGCACTGTTCGAGTCTTTACTGCTACCGACAGCTATCATCACCTCGATCTTGTTTTCTATCACTGGCGTCTTCTGGGGGCTACTGATTAGTGGGACTCCGATGGGTGTCATGGTGATGATTGGTATCTTGATCCTGATGGGAATTGTCGTTAACAACGGCATTGTTTTGGTGGATCAGATTAACCAGAAGCAGCCTGAGTTAGACAAATTATCAAATGCTATCAGTCAGGTATGTATTTCACGTTTACGACCTGTATTAATGACTGTTGGCACAACGGTATTAGGATTGCTTCCACTGGCAATGGGAGATACCCAACTCGGCGGCGGAGGTCCATCATATTCCCCCATGGCTATTGCCATTATCGGTGGTTTAACTTTCTCAACCGTCACTAGCTTATATCTAGTGCCACTTTGTTATCAGGCGCTTTATAGAATGCGATATAACTCAGCGGTACGACTAGGACGTGCAAATAGTCTTTCTAGAAGGCTTATGCCTTGGGCATATTGA